The following are from one region of the Rhizobacter sp. AJA081-3 genome:
- a CDS encoding DUF1801 domain-containing protein: MKPITNLAVAKAFDTYPPAMRRKLLALRELILQTAASTQGVGEIDEALKWGEPAYLTAESGSGSTVRIDWKASKPNQYAMYFNCQTTLVETFKTLFPNEFTYEGNRAIVFQESAPIPKDALAFCVAAALTYHRTGKAKRAGSA, translated from the coding sequence TCACGAACCTCGCCGTGGCCAAGGCCTTCGACACTTACCCGCCCGCCATGCGCCGCAAGTTGCTGGCGCTGCGCGAGTTGATTCTTCAGACCGCGGCGTCTACGCAAGGCGTTGGCGAAATCGACGAAGCGCTCAAGTGGGGCGAACCTGCCTACCTCACAGCCGAATCAGGTAGCGGGAGTACGGTTCGAATCGACTGGAAGGCGTCTAAGCCGAACCAGTACGCCATGTACTTCAACTGCCAAACCACTCTGGTCGAAACGTTCAAGACGCTGTTCCCCAACGAGTTCACCTACGAAGGCAATCGCGCAATCGTCTTCCAGGAGTCAGCGCCCATCCCCAAGGATGCTCTGGCCTTCTGCGTAGCTGCGGCGCTCACGTATCACCGTACCGGCAAAGCCAAGCGCGCCGGTAGCGCGTGA
- a CDS encoding energy transducer TonB, with amino-acid sequence MMKHQLTLVALSTLVFAAAWCSEVKAQTPEYGIKDDRPAAGSAIRPYAVRGSAIPIDKTYGELTPEEKQVVNTWYEHIPPGDEPPFPLEGLRPIYAALSKAQAKLMAQGELYIFATVDAKGQVTSTKIIGNPSPEMTKFAASLLLLTKFKPAVCGGAPCIMDFPLRHMFIVN; translated from the coding sequence ATGATGAAACATCAGTTGACGCTGGTAGCGCTCAGCACTCTGGTATTTGCCGCTGCCTGGTGTTCAGAAGTCAAAGCGCAGACACCCGAATACGGGATAAAGGACGACCGTCCTGCCGCTGGCTCGGCCATTCGCCCATACGCGGTACGCGGTTCTGCGATTCCTATAGACAAGACCTACGGAGAGCTCACACCGGAAGAGAAGCAAGTCGTCAACACGTGGTATGAGCACATACCGCCTGGCGACGAACCGCCTTTCCCGCTTGAAGGTTTGCGCCCCATTTACGCTGCGCTCAGCAAAGCTCAGGCAAAACTGATGGCTCAAGGCGAGCTCTACATCTTCGCCACGGTTGATGCCAAGGGCCAGGTGACTTCGACGAAGATCATTGGCAATCCCAGCCCCGAGATGACCAAGTTCGCAGCGTCGCTCTTGTTGCTAACCAAGTTCAAGCCAGCTGTATGCGGTGGTGCTCCGTGCATCATGGACTTTCCGTTGCGGCATATGTTTATCGTGAACTGA
- a CDS encoding RidA family protein — protein sequence MSRQIVFTPKAAKPPPTYSQAVKAAGLVFVSGTAPTDPATGAIIGTTIQEQTRQCLSNIQAILEAAGSSLDKIVSVTVVLAEEDDFPGMNEEWLRWFPSDPPARQGAKLPARIPGLKVSVAAIAEA from the coding sequence GTGTCCCGCCAAATCGTGTTCACTCCAAAGGCGGCTAAGCCGCCACCGACCTACAGCCAGGCGGTAAAGGCCGCGGGCCTTGTCTTCGTGTCAGGCACGGCGCCAACTGATCCCGCCACTGGCGCAATCATCGGAACAACCATCCAAGAGCAGACCCGTCAGTGCCTGTCCAACATCCAGGCTATCCTCGAAGCGGCAGGCAGTTCGCTCGACAAGATCGTCAGCGTCACAGTCGTGCTGGCCGAGGAAGACGACTTCCCCGGTATGAATGAAGAGTGGCTCAGGTGGTTTCCTTCGGATCCGCCAGCGCGCCAAGGTGCCAAGCTTCCCGCTCGCATCCCGGGCCTGAAAGTGTCCGTTGCAGCCATCGCTGAGGCCTAA